From Choristoneura fumiferana chromosome 7, NRCan_CFum_1, whole genome shotgun sequence, the proteins below share one genomic window:
- the LOC141429450 gene encoding uncharacterized protein, with protein MRARTVPAALLLLLLAIDTLHANRRKQKEKYVPTTINICDISDRDSKVHCYCEHSQEINEALKTECWVFNGGIQKSDPLWTSFSSQSNIETLAFNVRADGGLSFVPSKVLRYLRRLKNFSIKHSSIPKIETHTFMNLTSVQEMTLTKNQIVVLNKHSFYNLPNLTVLTLDENKIKELVTETFYELPVLQKLYLTNNSISVIQDGAFRHLVNLAELELDRNSISTLKKECFDGLANLKRLDIRKNKLAVLDSFTFTELWNLQELLLDFNEIYILAQRTFDGLSLLRKLSLSHNKLVTLAGGLFEGVRGLSALDLRHNKLQRFTMDNLRPIYDNLKNQNSYIYLDGNEFNCDCHLAWMHKLRHEAKSVKVRTSLENFVCKFIVNPSLSAHFAYLETNAIGSNNFLESDDKSRIKDYADEPEEFFHEEIDDTYVDEPKSVRGENERTLLQIPVELLPCPQDVKSVTDRTYTYPSQNEAKDYRNLIHASAASPLLLNFVPWALLLLILFGYGN; from the exons ATGCGGGCTCGGACGGTCCCCGCTGCCTTGCTGCTGTTGCTCCTCGCAATAGACACACTACACGCCAACAGACGAAAGCAGAAAGAAAAATACGTCCCTACCACCATAAATATCTGCGACATAAGCGACCGGGACTCCAAAGTTCACTGCTACTGCGAGCACAGTCAGGAAATCAACGAGGCATTGAAAACGGAATGTTGGGTGTTCAACGGCGGCATACAAAAATCCGACCCATTATGGACGAGCTTCTCCTCACAGTCCAATATAGAAACGCTAGCGTTCAATGTAAGAGCCGACGGCGGTCTAAGCTTTGTACCCTCAAAAGTACTAAGGTACCTCAGAAGGCTAAAAAATTTCAGCATTAAGCACAGCTCTATCCCAAAGATAGAAACACACACGTTCATGAACCTAACTTCAGTGCAGGAAATGACACTCACGAAGAACCAGATTGTTGTACTAAATAAACATTCATTTTACAACTTACCTAACTTGACTGTTCTCACGTTagatgaaaacaaaattaaggAATTGGTGACCGAGACATTTTATGAATTACCAGTGTTACAAAAGTTGTATCTTACAAATAATAGCATTAGTGTTATACAGGACGGTGCTTTCAGACATCTTGTGAACTTAGCTGAGCTAGAGCTGGATAGAAATAGTATAAGCACGCTCAAGAAAGAGTGTTTTGACGGGCTGGCCAATCTCAAGCGGCTAGatataagaaaaaacaaattagcCGTACTGGATTCGTTTACGTTCACTGAACTGTGGAACCTCCAGGAATTGTTGTTAGACTTTaatgaaatttacattttggcGCAGAGGACGTTTGATGGATTATCGTTATTAAGAAAATTAAGTTTAAGTCATAACAAGCTAGTAACCTTAGCCGGAGGGCTATTCGAGGGCGTCAGGGGTCTCTCCGCTCTGGACTTAAGACACAACAAACTACAAAGATTCACAATGGACAATCTACGCCCAATTTACGACAACCTCAAAAATCAAAACAGCTATATTTACTTAGATG GTAACGAATTCAACTGCGACTGTCACCTGGCCTGGATGCACAAGCTTCGACACGAGGCGAAAAGCGTCAAAGTGCGTACGTCCCTGGAGAATTTCGTTTGCAAATTCATCGTGAACCCCTCTTTATCCGCACATTTTGCTTACTTAGAAACGAACGCGATAGGTTCTAACAATTTCCTAGAGAGCGATGACAAAAGCCGAATAAAAGATTACGCGGATGAGCCCGAGGAGTTTTTCCACGAAGAAATCGATGATACTTACGTTGACGAACCTAAATCAGTGAGAGGTGAGAACGAAAGGACATTACTGCAAATACCCGTGGAGCTGCTCCCGTGCCCGCAGGACGTTAAGAGTGTTACCGACAGAACGTACACGTATCCCTCGCAAAACGAGGCAAAGGACTACAGAAATCTTATCCACGCGTCGGCGGCCTCACcgcttttattaaattttgttccGTGGGCGCTCCTACTTCTGATTTTATTTGGATACGGCAACTAG